In a genomic window of Amphiprion ocellaris isolate individual 3 ecotype Okinawa chromosome 13, ASM2253959v1, whole genome shotgun sequence:
- the nocta gene encoding nocturnin isoform X3 yields the protein MGGGSSSSSRLFGTLAQSLNSTQPDPYSEESPNQDLDHELDPDQLLRECEEALQRRPARPHRDLVYPSGTEPSRHKHNPSIRVMQWNILAQALGEGKDGFIRCPLDALNWHERKYLILEEILTYRPDIVCLQEVDHYYDTFLPIMTSLGYHGSFLAKPWSPCLDVEQNNGPDGCALFYHRSRFSLQDTVHLRLSAMMLPTNQVAIVQTLNCQVTGRWLCVAVTHLKARSGWERLRSAQGADLLQSLRSITSRGSGQSEAASGAVPLVVCGDFNAEPSEDVYRRFSSSPLGLSSAYKLLSSDGQTEPAYTTWKIRPSGESCSTLDYIWYTQEALSVESLLDIPTEEQIGPDRLPSYHYPSDHLSLICDVSFREEPHRLI from the exons ATgggcggcggcagcagcagcagcagcaggttgtttGGTACTTTGGCCCAGTCACTGAACAGCACCCAACCAGACCCATACTCTGAGGAGAGCCCAAACCAGGACCTGGACCACGAGCTGGACCCAGACCAGCTGCTCAGAGAGTGCGAGGAGGCCCTGCAGAGGCGTCCAGCCCGGCCTCATCGGGATCTGGTTTATCCCAGCGGGACGGAGCCAAGCCGCCATAAGCATAACCCCTCAATACGGGTCATGCAATGGAATATACTGGCACAAG CTCTCGGGGAGGGGAAGGACGGATTCATCCGCTGTCCACTGGATGCTCTTAACTGGCATGAACGAAAGTACCTGATCCTGGAGGAGATCCTCACCTACCGCCCTGATATCGTCTGTCTGCAGGAGGTGGACCATTACTATGACACTTTCCTGCCCATCATGACCAGCCTGGGTTACCATGGCAGCTTCCTGGCCAAACCCTGGTCCCCCTGTCTGGACGTGGAGCAGAACAACGGCCCTGATGGCTGTGCTCTGTTTTACCACCGCTCACGCTTCTCCCTCCAGGACACAGTTCACCTGCGGTTGTCGGCCATGATGCTGCCCACCAACCAGGTAGCCATAGTCCAAACACTGAACTGTCAGGTGACAGGCCGGTGGCTGTGCGTGGCCGTCACCCATCTGAAGGCTCGTAGCGGCTGGGAGAGGCTGAGGAGCGCCCAGGGTGCCGACCTGCTGCAGAGCCTGAGAAGCATCACGTCCCGAGGCAGCGGTCAGAGCGAGGCAGCGTCCGGGGCTGTTCCTTTAGTCGTGTGTGGGGACTTCAACGCTGAGCCCTCTGAGGACGTTTACCGACGCTTCAGCTCCTCCCCCCTCGGCCTCAGCTCTGCATACAAACTGCTGAGCTCTGATGGACAGACGGAGCCAGCCTACACCACCTGGAAGATCCGCCCGTCTGGAGAGAGCTGCAGCACGTTGGACTACATCTGGTATACCCAGGAGGCTCTGAGTGTGGAGAGCCTGCTGGACATCCCCACTGAGGAGCAGATCGGCCCAGACCGCCTCCCCTCCTACCACTACCCCTCTGACCACCTATCACTGATCTGTGACGTCAGCTTCAGGGAGGAGCCACATAGGCTGATATAG
- the nocta gene encoding nocturnin isoform X2, with translation MEGTVCPMGGGSSSSSRLFGTLAQSLNSTQPDPYSEESPNQDLDHELDPDQLLRECEEALQRRPARPHRDLVYPSGTEPSRHKHNPSIRVMQWNILAQALGEGKDGFIRCPLDALNWHERKYLILEEILTYRPDIVCLQEVDHYYDTFLPIMTSLGYHGSFLAKPWSPCLDVEQNNGPDGCALFYHRSRFSLQDTVHLRLSAMMLPTNQVAIVQTLNCQVTGRWLCVAVTHLKARSGWERLRSAQGADLLQSLRSITSRGSGQSEAASGAVPLVVCGDFNAEPSEDVYRRFSSSPLGLSSAYKLLSSDGQTEPAYTTWKIRPSGESCSTLDYIWYTQEALSVESLLDIPTEEQIGPDRLPSYHYPSDHLSLICDVSFREEPHRLI, from the exons ATGGAGGGGACGG TTTGTCCAATgggcggcggcagcagcagcagcagcaggttgtttGGTACTTTGGCCCAGTCACTGAACAGCACCCAACCAGACCCATACTCTGAGGAGAGCCCAAACCAGGACCTGGACCACGAGCTGGACCCAGACCAGCTGCTCAGAGAGTGCGAGGAGGCCCTGCAGAGGCGTCCAGCCCGGCCTCATCGGGATCTGGTTTATCCCAGCGGGACGGAGCCAAGCCGCCATAAGCATAACCCCTCAATACGGGTCATGCAATGGAATATACTGGCACAAG CTCTCGGGGAGGGGAAGGACGGATTCATCCGCTGTCCACTGGATGCTCTTAACTGGCATGAACGAAAGTACCTGATCCTGGAGGAGATCCTCACCTACCGCCCTGATATCGTCTGTCTGCAGGAGGTGGACCATTACTATGACACTTTCCTGCCCATCATGACCAGCCTGGGTTACCATGGCAGCTTCCTGGCCAAACCCTGGTCCCCCTGTCTGGACGTGGAGCAGAACAACGGCCCTGATGGCTGTGCTCTGTTTTACCACCGCTCACGCTTCTCCCTCCAGGACACAGTTCACCTGCGGTTGTCGGCCATGATGCTGCCCACCAACCAGGTAGCCATAGTCCAAACACTGAACTGTCAGGTGACAGGCCGGTGGCTGTGCGTGGCCGTCACCCATCTGAAGGCTCGTAGCGGCTGGGAGAGGCTGAGGAGCGCCCAGGGTGCCGACCTGCTGCAGAGCCTGAGAAGCATCACGTCCCGAGGCAGCGGTCAGAGCGAGGCAGCGTCCGGGGCTGTTCCTTTAGTCGTGTGTGGGGACTTCAACGCTGAGCCCTCTGAGGACGTTTACCGACGCTTCAGCTCCTCCCCCCTCGGCCTCAGCTCTGCATACAAACTGCTGAGCTCTGATGGACAGACGGAGCCAGCCTACACCACCTGGAAGATCCGCCCGTCTGGAGAGAGCTGCAGCACGTTGGACTACATCTGGTATACCCAGGAGGCTCTGAGTGTGGAGAGCCTGCTGGACATCCCCACTGAGGAGCAGATCGGCCCAGACCGCCTCCCCTCCTACCACTACCCCTCTGACCACCTATCACTGATCTGTGACGTCAGCTTCAGGGAGGAGCCACATAGGCTGATATAG